Proteins from a genomic interval of Bombus affinis isolate iyBomAffi1 chromosome 14, iyBomAffi1.2, whole genome shotgun sequence:
- the LOC126924112 gene encoding uncharacterized protein LOC126924112 isoform X2: MWWIFLLNYVTIGLSLRLAAYISSGGLHGEIRFEKVTETSVRIRFSLQTTLQYPDQQWLWSVTQFPVDYTRIDDRCSRQHIGESIIDLTELVGPLDMPGNETGSVEISGISLTGEMGLWGKGLIFQDTYSSRTICASITVLEKNVEKFAEARFLETIAGSVWFRWLGGHGGDNISDTIIYVNLYHVNNKKLQGTKYTEHYWKIYVTDIFDISKDKSSCNILQTVFDPDNAGNGKAIGDIDARLGKIKVAVNHRNEYKTVYKDSKLSLLPSTDLLGPHRQLYLVIFHPKHDDSILHCSKINHRKPILAKTLINSHGIKGDVSLSQVTPFDPTWVNVSLTPINDLGTRLRYATKIKSYNIHELPPDPIKASNNFAKVCETTKKMYNPSNINIMDVPPAGLGTQDQYAIGDLSGKLQGRKEGSYHYDILPGSAKLNGIYWDTYLPLSGTHSVIHRSLVLHKYNETDNKSTVPWICGTLNLYLPDNIGQIPMVTAQVIYRYPIVGKIIFRQPKNDPQMDTTIIIENLVHADGNALNNSELHRWMVHDNPPGKDYYNWTGRCLSAGEPYNPYKVEWNSNPSEYCSMSEASLYRVGDLTRHSTINIAGKKLYGTLLTRRLFTDTMLPLSGPHSILGKSLVIYDDHGPRARGERLACSIISETYHRKAVARDWFGNGETISLRGKLEFLQQNEYDITNIELNLDGLDGKMSGYHIHMTPIEQDLEFPCESTSLYGHWNPFGINVSNTLSAGEGTTDQYEMGDLSGKFGTLENRKKYMKTFNDTILPLFGLNSILGRSIVIHKKQKNLRWACSTIERGYSPSEARELRAIASFHHPQGFAYGYIRMTQLIHHDGSQSETVIEIKLRHPGKHDRNITRNHNWAIYVNPVGVDAAVQVKDTRCVAGGYIWNPYFTQLADPLNDDLYRQECGSDLPLRCYVGDISGRLGPIDIGLQRQIFTDSNFPLAGTVSAMGRSIVIFDKNFGTDRFACANIEPDNDIVKYTNIRKPPRFVVAQFLEDVRKIIGVPDWMLSIDTRKTKILHSGACIQFLMHFRGPIASTLEQDFNKLISTGRLDTPSLYIPGYVPTKRKATLGYRQCGNQDPNDKRSKFSLPNISSSQCSKLTLIVAVCIITKLL, translated from the exons ATGTGGTGGATCTTTTTACTAAATTATG TTACCATTGGCTTGTCACTGCGTCTTGCCGCATATATTTCTTCTGGCGGTCTTCACGGAGAAATTCGATTCGAAAAAGTCACAGAAACGTCCGTAAGAATTCGATTTTCACTTCAAACTACTCTTCAATATCCAGACCAACAATGGCTTTGGTCAGTTACTCAGTTTCCTGTTGATTACACACGTATAGACGATAGATGCAGTAGACAACATATTGGAGAGAG CATTATCGACTTAACGGAACTTGTTGGACCACTCGATATGCCTGGAAATGAAACAGGATCAGTGGAAATTTCGGGCATAAGTTTAACCGGAGAAATGGGTTTATGGGGCAAAGGTCTAATATTCCAAGACACATATTCATCCAGAACCATTTGTGCTTCGATAAcg GTACTAGAAAAGAATGTAGAGAAATTTGCGGAAGCACGTTTTCTCGAAACTATAGCGGGAAGCGTATGGTTTCGATGGCTGGGTGGTCACGGTGGTGATAATATTAGTGATACaataatttatgtaaatttgtaTCATGTTAATAACAAAAAATTGCAAGGTACAAAGTACACAGAACATTATTGGAAAATTTATGTGACGGACATTTTTGACATCAGTAAAG ACAAATCAAGTTGCAATATTTTACAAACTGTCTTTGATCCTGATAACGCGGGCAATGGCAAAGCGATTGGTGATATCGATGCACGTTTAGGCAAGATAAAAGTAGCTGTAAATCATCGTAACGAATATAAAACCGTATACAAAGATTCAAAGTTGTCTCTACTACCTTCTACTGATTTACTCGGACCACATCGTCAATTATATTTAGTCATATTTCATCCGAAACATGATGACTCCATTTTACATTGCAGTAAGATTAATCATAGAAAACCTATCCTTGCCAA AACTTTAATTAATTCTCACGGTATCAAAGGAGATGTATCCTTATCTCAAGTGACTCCATTCGATCCAACATGGGTTAACGTATCATTGACACCAATCAATGATTTAGGAACGAGATTACGCTATGCTACTAAGATAAAGTCATACAATATTCATGAACTACCTCCAGATCCAATAAAAGCTTCGAATAACTTTGCCAAAGTATGCGAAACAACTAAGAAAATGTATAATCCAAGTAATATCAATATAATGGATGTACCACCAGCAG GGCTTGGAACTCAAGATCAATATGCTATTGGTGATCTTTCTGGGAAACTTCAAGGTCGTAAAGAAGGATCGTATCATTATGATATCTTACCAGGGAGTGCCAAACTTAATGGAATTTATTGGGATACATACCTTCCACTCTCAGGAACACATAGTGTAATTCACAGAAGCCTTGTTCTTCATAA ATATAATGAAACTGATAATAAGAGCACCGTACCATGGATCTGCGGTACCTTGAATCTTTATTTACCAGATAATATTGGACAAATACCAATGGTAACTGCACAAGTAATATACAGATATCCCATTGTTGGGAAAATAATTTTCCGTCAACCTAAAAATGACCCTCAAATGGATACTACCattataatagaaaatttagTTCATGCAGATGGTAACGCTTTAAATAATTCAGAATTACACAG gtGGATGGTTCATGATAATCCACCAGGCAAAGATTATTATAACTGGACAGGCAGATGTTTAAGTGCTGGTGAACCTTATAATCCTTATAAG GTAGAATGGAATTCAAATCCTAGTGAATATTGTTCAATGTCAGAAGCATCATTATATCGTGTGGGTGACCTAACAAGACATAGTACAATCAACATTGCTGGCAAAAAGCTTTATGGGACCCTATTAACACGAAGACTCTTCACGGATACAATGTTACCTTTGTCAGGTCCCCATAGTATATTAGGTAAAAGTTTAGTGATATATGATGACCATGGACCTCGTGCAAGAGGAGAAAGACTAGCATGTTCAAT AATTAGTGAAACATACCATCGCAAAGCAGTAGCAAGAGACTGGTTTGGAAATGGAGAAACAATTTCGCTAAGAGGAAAATTAGAATTCTTACAACAAAATGAATATGATATCACAAATATAGAACTAAATCTTGATGGTCTAGATGGAAAAATGAGTGGATATCACATACATATG ACTCCAATTGAGCAAGATTTAGAATTTCCATGTGAAAGTACATCCCTATATGGACATTGGAATCCATTTGGTATCAATGTAAGTAACACGTTATCTGCAGGAGAAGGAACAACTGATCAGTATGAAATGGGTGATCTCAGTGGAAAGTTTGGCActttagaaaatagaaaaaaatatatgaaaacttTCAATGATACAATACTTCCTTTATTTGGACTAAATAGTATACTAGGTCGAAGTATAGTGATTCACAAAAAGCAAAAAAATTTAAG ATGGGCATGTTCAACTATAGAAAGGGGATATTCGCCATCTGAGGCTAGAGAATTAAGAGCAATTGCATCTTTTCATCATCCACAAGGTTTTGCATATGGCTATATAAGAATg ACACAACTTATTCACCATGATGGTAGTCAAAGTGAAAcggtaattgaaataaaattacgacATCCTGGAAAACACGATCGTAATATT ACAAGAAACCACAATTGGGCGATATATGTAAACCCTGTTGGAGTAGATGCAGCTGTTCAAGTAAAGGATACTAGATGTGTAGCTGGTGGATATATATGGAATCCCTACTTTACACAGTTAGCAGATCCtttaaat GATGATCTGTACAGACAAGAATGTGGTTCTGATTTACCACTTAGATGTTATGTAGGAGATATATCAGGTCGATTGGGTCCTATCGATATAGGACTTCaaagacaaatttttacagaCTCAAATTTCCCATTAGCAGGAACAGTATCTGCAATGGGAAGATCTATTGTTATTTTTGACAAAAATTTTGGGACTGACAGATTTGCATGTGCTAACATTGAACCTGATAACGACATTGTGAAGTATACAAATATAAGAAAACCACCACGCTTCGTAGT GGCACAATTTCTAGAAGATGTAAGAAAAATTATAGGTGTTCCAGATTGGATGTTATCCATAGATACTAGGAAAACGAAAATTTTACATAGTGGAGCATGCATTCAGTTTTTAATGCATTTTAGGG GTCCAATTGCTAGCACCTTAGAACAAGATTTTAATAAACTTATATCAACTGGACGATTAGACACACCTAGTTTGTATATTCCAGGATATGTTCCAACAAAACGAAAAGCAACATTAGGTTATCGTCAATGTGGAAATCAAGATCCAAATGATAAAA GATCCAAATTTTCCCTACCAAATATATCTTCATCACAGTGTTCAAAACTTACATTAATTGTTGCTGTGTGTATTATTACTAAATTAttgtga
- the LOC126924112 gene encoding uncharacterized protein LOC126924112 isoform X1, translating to MWWIFLLNYVTIGLSLRLAAYISSGGLHGEIRFEKVTETSVRIRFSLQTTLQYPDQQWLWSVTQFPVDYTRIDDRCSRQHIGESIIDLTELVGPLDMPGNETGSVEISGISLTGEMGLWGKGLIFQDTYSSRTICASITVLEKNVEKFAEARFLETIAGSVWFRWLGGHGGDNISDTIIYVNLYHVNNKKLQGTKYTEHYWKIYVTDIFDISKDKSSCNILQTVFDPDNAGNGKAIGDIDARLGKIKVAVNHRNEYKTVYKDSKLSLLPSTDLLGPHRQLYLVIFHPKHDDSILHCSKINHRKPILAKTLINSHGIKGDVSLSQVTPFDPTWVNVSLTPINDLGTRLRYATKIKSYNIHELPPDPIKASNNFAKVCETTKKMYNPSNINIMDVPPAGLGTQDQYAIGDLSGKLQGRKEGSYHYDILPGSAKLNGIYWDTYLPLSGTHSVIHRSLVLHKYNETDNKSTVPWICGTLNLYLPDNIGQIPMVTAQVIYRYPIVGKIIFRQPKNDPQMDTTIIIENLVHADGNALNNSELHRWMVHDNPPGKDYYNWTGRCLSAGEPYNPYKVEWNSNPSEYCSMSEASLYRVGDLTRHSTINIAGKKLYGTLLTRRLFTDTMLPLSGPHSILGKSLVIYDDHGPRARGERLACSIISETYHRKAVARDWFGNGETISLRGKLEFLQQNEYDITNIELNLDGLDGKMSGYHIHMTPIEQDLEFPCESTSLYGHWNPFGINVSNTLSAGEGTTDQYEMGDLSGKFGTLENRKKYMKTFNDTILPLFGLNSILGRSIVIHKKQKNLRWACSTIERGYSPSEARELRAIASFHHPQGFAYGYIRMTQLIHHDGSQSETVIEIKLRHPGKHDRNITRNHNWAIYVNPVGVDAAVQVKDTRCVAGGYIWNPYFTQLADPLNDDLYRQECGSDLPLRCYVGDISGRLGPIDIGLQRQIFTDSNFPLAGTVSAMGRSIVIFDKNFGTDRFACANIEPDNDIVKYTNIRKPPRFVVAQFLEDVRKIIGVPDWMLSIDTRKTKILHSGACIQFLMHFRGPIASTLEQDFNKLISTGRLDTPSLYIPGYVPTKRKATLGYRQCGNQDPNDKSNNSYSIQNKYTSLFFKMTNFTLFSGSKFSLPNISSSQCSKLTLIVAVCIITKLL from the exons ATGTGGTGGATCTTTTTACTAAATTATG TTACCATTGGCTTGTCACTGCGTCTTGCCGCATATATTTCTTCTGGCGGTCTTCACGGAGAAATTCGATTCGAAAAAGTCACAGAAACGTCCGTAAGAATTCGATTTTCACTTCAAACTACTCTTCAATATCCAGACCAACAATGGCTTTGGTCAGTTACTCAGTTTCCTGTTGATTACACACGTATAGACGATAGATGCAGTAGACAACATATTGGAGAGAG CATTATCGACTTAACGGAACTTGTTGGACCACTCGATATGCCTGGAAATGAAACAGGATCAGTGGAAATTTCGGGCATAAGTTTAACCGGAGAAATGGGTTTATGGGGCAAAGGTCTAATATTCCAAGACACATATTCATCCAGAACCATTTGTGCTTCGATAAcg GTACTAGAAAAGAATGTAGAGAAATTTGCGGAAGCACGTTTTCTCGAAACTATAGCGGGAAGCGTATGGTTTCGATGGCTGGGTGGTCACGGTGGTGATAATATTAGTGATACaataatttatgtaaatttgtaTCATGTTAATAACAAAAAATTGCAAGGTACAAAGTACACAGAACATTATTGGAAAATTTATGTGACGGACATTTTTGACATCAGTAAAG ACAAATCAAGTTGCAATATTTTACAAACTGTCTTTGATCCTGATAACGCGGGCAATGGCAAAGCGATTGGTGATATCGATGCACGTTTAGGCAAGATAAAAGTAGCTGTAAATCATCGTAACGAATATAAAACCGTATACAAAGATTCAAAGTTGTCTCTACTACCTTCTACTGATTTACTCGGACCACATCGTCAATTATATTTAGTCATATTTCATCCGAAACATGATGACTCCATTTTACATTGCAGTAAGATTAATCATAGAAAACCTATCCTTGCCAA AACTTTAATTAATTCTCACGGTATCAAAGGAGATGTATCCTTATCTCAAGTGACTCCATTCGATCCAACATGGGTTAACGTATCATTGACACCAATCAATGATTTAGGAACGAGATTACGCTATGCTACTAAGATAAAGTCATACAATATTCATGAACTACCTCCAGATCCAATAAAAGCTTCGAATAACTTTGCCAAAGTATGCGAAACAACTAAGAAAATGTATAATCCAAGTAATATCAATATAATGGATGTACCACCAGCAG GGCTTGGAACTCAAGATCAATATGCTATTGGTGATCTTTCTGGGAAACTTCAAGGTCGTAAAGAAGGATCGTATCATTATGATATCTTACCAGGGAGTGCCAAACTTAATGGAATTTATTGGGATACATACCTTCCACTCTCAGGAACACATAGTGTAATTCACAGAAGCCTTGTTCTTCATAA ATATAATGAAACTGATAATAAGAGCACCGTACCATGGATCTGCGGTACCTTGAATCTTTATTTACCAGATAATATTGGACAAATACCAATGGTAACTGCACAAGTAATATACAGATATCCCATTGTTGGGAAAATAATTTTCCGTCAACCTAAAAATGACCCTCAAATGGATACTACCattataatagaaaatttagTTCATGCAGATGGTAACGCTTTAAATAATTCAGAATTACACAG gtGGATGGTTCATGATAATCCACCAGGCAAAGATTATTATAACTGGACAGGCAGATGTTTAAGTGCTGGTGAACCTTATAATCCTTATAAG GTAGAATGGAATTCAAATCCTAGTGAATATTGTTCAATGTCAGAAGCATCATTATATCGTGTGGGTGACCTAACAAGACATAGTACAATCAACATTGCTGGCAAAAAGCTTTATGGGACCCTATTAACACGAAGACTCTTCACGGATACAATGTTACCTTTGTCAGGTCCCCATAGTATATTAGGTAAAAGTTTAGTGATATATGATGACCATGGACCTCGTGCAAGAGGAGAAAGACTAGCATGTTCAAT AATTAGTGAAACATACCATCGCAAAGCAGTAGCAAGAGACTGGTTTGGAAATGGAGAAACAATTTCGCTAAGAGGAAAATTAGAATTCTTACAACAAAATGAATATGATATCACAAATATAGAACTAAATCTTGATGGTCTAGATGGAAAAATGAGTGGATATCACATACATATG ACTCCAATTGAGCAAGATTTAGAATTTCCATGTGAAAGTACATCCCTATATGGACATTGGAATCCATTTGGTATCAATGTAAGTAACACGTTATCTGCAGGAGAAGGAACAACTGATCAGTATGAAATGGGTGATCTCAGTGGAAAGTTTGGCActttagaaaatagaaaaaaatatatgaaaacttTCAATGATACAATACTTCCTTTATTTGGACTAAATAGTATACTAGGTCGAAGTATAGTGATTCACAAAAAGCAAAAAAATTTAAG ATGGGCATGTTCAACTATAGAAAGGGGATATTCGCCATCTGAGGCTAGAGAATTAAGAGCAATTGCATCTTTTCATCATCCACAAGGTTTTGCATATGGCTATATAAGAATg ACACAACTTATTCACCATGATGGTAGTCAAAGTGAAAcggtaattgaaataaaattacgacATCCTGGAAAACACGATCGTAATATT ACAAGAAACCACAATTGGGCGATATATGTAAACCCTGTTGGAGTAGATGCAGCTGTTCAAGTAAAGGATACTAGATGTGTAGCTGGTGGATATATATGGAATCCCTACTTTACACAGTTAGCAGATCCtttaaat GATGATCTGTACAGACAAGAATGTGGTTCTGATTTACCACTTAGATGTTATGTAGGAGATATATCAGGTCGATTGGGTCCTATCGATATAGGACTTCaaagacaaatttttacagaCTCAAATTTCCCATTAGCAGGAACAGTATCTGCAATGGGAAGATCTATTGTTATTTTTGACAAAAATTTTGGGACTGACAGATTTGCATGTGCTAACATTGAACCTGATAACGACATTGTGAAGTATACAAATATAAGAAAACCACCACGCTTCGTAGT GGCACAATTTCTAGAAGATGTAAGAAAAATTATAGGTGTTCCAGATTGGATGTTATCCATAGATACTAGGAAAACGAAAATTTTACATAGTGGAGCATGCATTCAGTTTTTAATGCATTTTAGGG GTCCAATTGCTAGCACCTTAGAACAAGATTTTAATAAACTTATATCAACTGGACGATTAGACACACCTAGTTTGTATATTCCAGGATATGTTCCAACAAAACGAAAAGCAACATTAGGTTATCGTCAATGTGGAAATCAAGATCCAAATGATAAAAGTAATAACTCATATTCTATACAAAATAAGTATAcaagtttattttttaaaatgacAAATTTTACACTGTTTTCAGGATCCAAATTTTCCCTACCAAATATATCTTCATCACAGTGTTCAAAACTTACATTAATTGTTGCTGTGTGTATTATTACTAAATTAttgtga
- the LOC126924144 gene encoding myosin regulatory light chain 2, whose translation MADKEKKKKTKKKEEAAPAPAPEPEPAPAPAEEKPPTPTGTPKESGSTRASSRGSRKAKRTGSSVFSMFTQKQVAEFKEAFQLMDHDKDGVIGKNDLRATFDNVGRLVTDKELDDMLGEAPGPINFTQLLNLFATRMSGSGSDDDETVIAAFNTFDVNGKIDGERLRHALMTYGDKFTAKEVNDAYDNMYIDDKGFIDTQSLIAMLTGAGDEEEE comes from the exons ATG GCGgataaagagaagaagaagaagacgaaaaagaaggaagaggcaGCGCCTGCTCCTGCACCAGAACCAGAACCAGCACCTGCACCAGCAGAAGAAAAGCCACCAACTCCTACCGGTACCCCTAAAGAATCTGGTTCGACTAGAGCAAGTAGTCGGGGCAGCCGCAAAGCTAAACGCACTGGATCCAGCGTGTTTTCTATGTTTACTCAGAAACAAGTTGCCGAATTTAAAGAG GCATTCCAGCTTATGGATCATGATAAGGATGGTGTAATTGGGAAGAACGACCTTCGTGCCACTTTTGACAATGTCGGTCGTTTGGTTACCGATAAAGAACTTGATGATATGCTAGGTGAAGCCCCTGGTCCTATCAACTTTACCCAGTTACTCAACTTGTTCGCAACTCGCATGTCGGGATCAG GTTCCGACGACGATGAAACCGTAATTGCTGCGTTCAATACCTTCGACGTAAACGGAAAGATTGATGGTGAAAG ATTGAGGCACGCTTTGATGACATATGGTGACAAATTCACCGCGAAGGAGGTCAATGATGCTTATGATAATATGTACATTGATGACAAGGGATTTATCGATACGCAAAGCCTTATCGCAATGTTAACTGGTGCGGGAGACGAAGAGGAGGAGTAA
- the LOC126924136 gene encoding odorant receptor 13a-like isoform X2, translating into MWMQLRGLYFSWGDFSVSTYIACNSLGLFMDLFKLLIIFIHKKKFLYLVMYMQKNFWHFNYNQYEKSVLADAKRMCIYFVCVFSFLSQSTIFSYIFRPLISNIGKNESDRVPIFHMYLDLPLNVSPYYEMTYLIQALTLYQVGVCYLCVDNIFCIMCLHVASQFRILQYRIANVLSLKDKVKFDQDTNLDSSGEFYAIFKKCIQQHQALIGFCTTLEEIFTVIILGQVLTFSILICFVGYQALLVKLSLSWRISLVSFLTTNICQLWIFTYSCNALVQESMNTANAAYATPWIFLPMDKFGEMARKDLQLVLMRSRRACYLTACGFFPISLETFTKIMSSAMSYFTILKQRTVDT; encoded by the exons ATGTGGATGCAATTGAGGGGTCTTTATTTCTCTTGGGGAGATTTTAGC GTCAGCACTTATATCGCGTGCAATAGTTTGGGACTATTCATGGATCTatttaaattgttaattatatttatacataagaAAAAGTTTCTTTATTTAGTCATGTATATGCAGAAGAATTTCTGGCATTTCAACTACAATCAATATGAAAAATCGGTCCTAGCAGATGCGAAACGAATGTGCATCTACTTCGTCTGCGTCTTCTCATTTCTCTCTCAATCTACTATCTTTAGTTACATCTTCAGGCCACTAATAT CAAATATCGGGAAGAACGAGTCAGATAGGGTACCTATATTCCATATGTACTTGGACCTACCATTGAATGTCTCGCCATATTATGAAATGACGTACTTGATACAG GCTTTGACTTTGTATCAGGTTGGCGTATGTTATCTTTGCGTCgacaatatattttgcattatGTGCTTACATGTAGCTAGTCAGTTTCGCATATTACAATACAGAATAGCCAATGTGTTAAGCCTGAAAGACAAAGTTAAATTTGATCAAGATACAAACCTGGATTCTTCGGGTGAATTTTACGccatatttaaaaaatgcattCAACAGCATCAAGCTCTCATTGGATTCTGTACCACGCTCGAAGAGATATTTACAGTAATTATACTCGGACAAGTGTTAACGTTTAGCATATTGATTTGTTTCGTCGGATATCAAGCGCTTCTG GTGAAGCTGTCACTTTCATGGCGCATTTCTCTCGTATCTTTCTTAACGACTAACATATGTCAGCTATGGATCTTCACGTACAGTTGTAATGCCCTAGTACAAGAAAGCATGAACACTGCTAATGCTGCGTATGCTACACCATGGATATTTTTACCAATGGACAAGTTTGGAGAAATGGCACGAAAGGATTTGCAACTCGTACTTATGAGGTCGAGACGAGCCTGTTATCTCACCGCTTGTGGCTTCTTTCCTATATCCCTGGAAACTTTCACCAAG ATTATGAGCTCCGCAATGTCATATTTCACTATACTAAAACAGCGAACCGTGGATACATAG
- the LOC126924136 gene encoding odorant receptor 13a-like isoform X1: protein MSLKYHKDVSFSVAVFYLKIVGLWLSTNLVEKWFRNALVTYTVLAIIFNMWMQLRGLYFSWGDFSVSTYIACNSLGLFMDLFKLLIIFIHKKKFLYLVMYMQKNFWHFNYNQYEKSVLADAKRMCIYFVCVFSFLSQSTIFSYIFRPLISNIGKNESDRVPIFHMYLDLPLNVSPYYEMTYLIQALTLYQVGVCYLCVDNIFCIMCLHVASQFRILQYRIANVLSLKDKVKFDQDTNLDSSGEFYAIFKKCIQQHQALIGFCTTLEEIFTVIILGQVLTFSILICFVGYQALLVKLSLSWRISLVSFLTTNICQLWIFTYSCNALVQESMNTANAAYATPWIFLPMDKFGEMARKDLQLVLMRSRRACYLTACGFFPISLETFTKIMSSAMSYFTILKQRTVDT, encoded by the exons ATGAGCTTGAAATATCATAAAGACGTTTCTTTCAGTGTAGCAGTTTTCTATCTAAAGATCGTCGGCTTGTGGTTAAGCACTAACCTCGTTGAGAAATGGTTCAGAAATGCCTTAGTGACGTATACTGTTCTCGCAATTATCTTTAATATGTGGATGCAATTGAGGGGTCTTTATTTCTCTTGGGGAGATTTTAGC GTCAGCACTTATATCGCGTGCAATAGTTTGGGACTATTCATGGATCTatttaaattgttaattatatttatacataagaAAAAGTTTCTTTATTTAGTCATGTATATGCAGAAGAATTTCTGGCATTTCAACTACAATCAATATGAAAAATCGGTCCTAGCAGATGCGAAACGAATGTGCATCTACTTCGTCTGCGTCTTCTCATTTCTCTCTCAATCTACTATCTTTAGTTACATCTTCAGGCCACTAATAT CAAATATCGGGAAGAACGAGTCAGATAGGGTACCTATATTCCATATGTACTTGGACCTACCATTGAATGTCTCGCCATATTATGAAATGACGTACTTGATACAG GCTTTGACTTTGTATCAGGTTGGCGTATGTTATCTTTGCGTCgacaatatattttgcattatGTGCTTACATGTAGCTAGTCAGTTTCGCATATTACAATACAGAATAGCCAATGTGTTAAGCCTGAAAGACAAAGTTAAATTTGATCAAGATACAAACCTGGATTCTTCGGGTGAATTTTACGccatatttaaaaaatgcattCAACAGCATCAAGCTCTCATTGGATTCTGTACCACGCTCGAAGAGATATTTACAGTAATTATACTCGGACAAGTGTTAACGTTTAGCATATTGATTTGTTTCGTCGGATATCAAGCGCTTCTG GTGAAGCTGTCACTTTCATGGCGCATTTCTCTCGTATCTTTCTTAACGACTAACATATGTCAGCTATGGATCTTCACGTACAGTTGTAATGCCCTAGTACAAGAAAGCATGAACACTGCTAATGCTGCGTATGCTACACCATGGATATTTTTACCAATGGACAAGTTTGGAGAAATGGCACGAAAGGATTTGCAACTCGTACTTATGAGGTCGAGACGAGCCTGTTATCTCACCGCTTGTGGCTTCTTTCCTATATCCCTGGAAACTTTCACCAAG ATTATGAGCTCCGCAATGTCATATTTCACTATACTAAAACAGCGAACCGTGGATACATAG